The Cellulophaga sp. L1A9 genome window below encodes:
- a CDS encoding DUF4890 domain-containing protein: MKKIITVIVLFIGLNAMAQRSERKDIDPEAFAQKNTERLTKELGLNEDQQAKVYDINLRNAQERTSKMEERKSGERKKPTEEEREARKTEMEAQLNAHKEEMKAILNKEQFQKWETMQEKRGNGKRGAKKMKS, translated from the coding sequence ATGAAAAAAATAATTACAGTAATCGTATTATTCATTGGTTTGAATGCCATGGCACAAAGAAGCGAAAGAAAAGACATTGATCCTGAAGCGTTTGCTCAAAAAAACACAGAAAGATTAACTAAAGAATTGGGCTTAAATGAAGACCAGCAAGCTAAGGTTTATGATATAAATCTTAGAAATGCTCAAGAGCGCACATCTAAAATGGAAGAGCGTAAAAGTGGCGAAAGAAAAAAACCGACCGAAGAAGAACGTGAAGCAAGAAAGACTGAAATGGAGGCTCAATTAAATGCTCATAAAGAAGAAATGAAAGCCATTCTAAATAAAGAGCAGTTTCAAAAATGGGAAACCATGCAAGAAAAAAGAGGTAATGGTAAAAGAGGAGCTAAAAAAATGAAGTCATAA
- a CDS encoding universal stress protein has protein sequence MKRILIPTDFSNNANNAINYAIELYKRESCEFFILHSYYLTGYSKNNLLSPEPTDKKLNEVKELAEKNMEKLKKQERFNNTNNNHTFHFLNEFGSFNDVLKKVVEKEDIELILIGSEGGKDDKKLIQGSNAVNTMEKVRNCPVFEIPGNVMFKNPNEIVFPTSFKTHYKEKELATLIEISQLTSAPIRILYIQKDKEFSKEQAENKELLNQILGTTSFTHHVLYSSDIQEGVRSFFQSRESEMIAFINKKHNFFGSIFSNPMVKELGNNPNIPVLALHDLRN, from the coding sequence ATGAAAAGAATATTAATTCCAACAGATTTTTCAAACAATGCCAATAACGCAATAAATTATGCCATTGAGCTCTACAAAAGAGAATCTTGTGAATTCTTTATTTTGCATTCTTACTATCTTACTGGATATTCCAAAAACAATCTTTTAAGTCCTGAACCTACCGACAAAAAATTAAATGAGGTAAAAGAGCTTGCAGAAAAAAACATGGAAAAGTTAAAGAAGCAAGAACGCTTTAATAATACGAACAATAATCACACATTTCATTTTCTGAATGAATTTGGATCTTTTAATGATGTACTCAAAAAAGTTGTTGAAAAAGAAGATATAGAGTTGATACTTATTGGATCGGAAGGAGGAAAAGACGACAAAAAATTAATTCAGGGTAGTAATGCCGTAAATACGATGGAGAAGGTTAGAAACTGTCCCGTGTTTGAAATTCCTGGTAACGTTATGTTTAAAAATCCAAACGAGATTGTGTTTCCTACCAGTTTTAAAACGCATTACAAAGAAAAAGAATTGGCAACTTTAATTGAAATTTCTCAATTAACCAGTGCACCCATCCGAATTTTGTATATTCAAAAAGATAAAGAATTTAGCAAAGAGCAAGCAGAAAATAAAGAGTTGCTGAATCAAATTTTAGGTACTACTAGTTTTACGCATCATGTATTATATAGTTCAGATATCCAAGAAGGTGTGCGCTCTTTCTTCCAAAGTCGCGAAAGCGAGATGATAGCTTTTATAAACAAGAAGCATAATTTCTTCGGTAGTATTTTCTCAAACCCAATGGTAAAAGAATTGGGCAATAACCCTAACATTCCTGTATTGGCTTTACATGATTTAAGAAACTAA